The following are from one region of the Candidatus Hydrogenedentota bacterium genome:
- the tgt gene encoding tRNA guanosine(34) transglycosylase Tgt: MNTAVTFELLAEDPSCGARVGRVTTPHGSFETPVFMPVGTQASVKALTQEDLRDIDASIILGNAYHLFLRPGTDVLEQAGGLHRFMNWDRPILTDSGGFQVFSLGKLNKVTADGVTFQSHIDGSRHHMTPERAIDIQLSIGADIIMCFDECTSYPAAHGEAAESMRMTADWAARCKAHWRGATVRKRDDAHREPNQPIERHAVDTCALFGIVQGSTFEDLRRESADRTVGLDLPGYAIGGVSVGESKEEMAAVVEWTAPLLPRDKPRYLMGVGPPEDFLMAVERGVDMFDCVMPTRNARNGSLFTSAGRLNIKNQQYRTEFGPLDPACDCVACTRYSRAYLSHLYRAGEISALRLNTLHNLRFMLNLAAAVRSAIRAGRFLEFKREFLHGYSSA, from the coding sequence ATGAATACCGCCGTTACATTCGAATTGCTCGCCGAAGACCCGTCGTGTGGGGCGCGGGTCGGGCGCGTGACCACGCCGCACGGCAGCTTTGAAACGCCCGTATTCATGCCGGTCGGCACGCAGGCAAGCGTGAAAGCCCTTACCCAGGAAGACCTGCGCGACATCGACGCGTCTATCATCCTGGGCAACGCGTACCACCTCTTTCTCCGGCCAGGGACCGATGTGCTCGAGCAGGCCGGAGGGCTCCACCGTTTCATGAATTGGGACCGCCCGATACTCACCGACTCCGGCGGGTTTCAAGTGTTCAGCCTCGGGAAATTGAACAAGGTGACCGCGGACGGTGTGACGTTTCAAAGTCACATCGACGGGTCGCGTCACCACATGACCCCCGAGCGCGCGATCGATATCCAACTGTCCATCGGCGCGGACATCATCATGTGCTTCGACGAATGCACCTCGTATCCGGCTGCGCACGGCGAGGCCGCGGAGTCGATGCGCATGACCGCGGACTGGGCCGCGCGGTGCAAGGCGCATTGGCGCGGCGCGACGGTGCGAAAGCGCGACGATGCGCATAGGGAACCAAACCAGCCGATAGAACGCCATGCCGTTGACACGTGCGCGCTGTTTGGTATCGTGCAGGGAAGCACGTTCGAGGACCTCCGCCGGGAGAGCGCCGATCGGACTGTCGGGCTGGACCTTCCCGGCTATGCGATTGGCGGGGTGAGTGTGGGGGAGAGCAAAGAGGAGATGGCAGCGGTGGTCGAATGGACTGCGCCGCTCCTGCCGCGCGACAAGCCGCGCTACCTGATGGGCGTGGGTCCGCCGGAGGACTTCCTCATGGCTGTCGAACGGGGCGTGGACATGTTCGACTGCGTCATGCCGACCCGCAATGCCCGCAACGGAAGCCTGTTCACCTCGGCCGGACGCCTGAACATCAAGAACCAGCAGTACCGAACGGAGTTCGGACCGCTGGATCCGGCGTGCGACTGCGTCGCGTGTACCCGCTACAGCCGGGCCTATCTGAGCCACCTGTACCGGGCAGGGGAAATCTCGGCATTGCGGCTGAATACTTTACATAACCTTCGGTTCATGCTAAACTTGGCGGCTGCTGTGCGCTCGGCCATTCGGGCGGGGCGCTTCTTGGAGTTCAAGCGGGAATTTCTCCACGGCTACTCGAGCGCCTAG
- the yajC gene encoding preprotein translocase subunit YajC — protein sequence MTLETIAISAISAVLAAAEAPSGGQTATQSQGDPFSILYFMLPMILVMWLFMFRPNQKREKERQAMLAGLSKGDKVVTASGIIGSIVGVSEKTVVLRVSEEPPVKMEFLRGSVSRVVPKDEKES from the coding sequence TTGACGTTAGAGACTATCGCAATTTCGGCGATCTCGGCCGTGTTGGCCGCCGCCGAAGCCCCCTCGGGCGGCCAGACCGCCACGCAGTCGCAGGGCGATCCGTTCAGCATCCTGTACTTCATGCTTCCAATGATTCTCGTGATGTGGCTGTTCATGTTCCGGCCGAACCAGAAACGCGAAAAGGAACGTCAGGCCATGTTGGCGGGACTGTCCAAGGGCGACAAAGTCGTCACCGCGAGCGGTATCATTGGCAGCATCGTGGGTGTATCCGAGAAGACGGTGGTCTTGCGCGTGAGCGAAGAGCCGCCCGTGAAGATGGAGTTCTTGCGGGGTTCGGTGTCCCGCGTGGTCCCCAAGGACGAAAAAGAATCGTAG
- the secD gene encoding protein translocase subunit SecD, producing MRKHLYRTLIIYAVLLIAAIYVYPTIGWMTLTDAQRTERLERWKQEDASTEKLGYWAENTRLFKRYLEYDRDWVINLGLDLQGGVEMIVGIDYEKLDPNIKKHYTDSGYTDADILKELQETVKQRIERRANEFGTKEPIIQTMGDRQIQVQLAGEKDVERAKELILTTAYLTFQIVAGPEAQKEVLKAIDAHFNGDFTKRLQRPGPGEEQLIQVPLEQIEKVREMVKEAESVAGLIPDDVVVAFSRAPKPGEPQHYKIYVLEKETIMTGDGLTMAYARPDEQSGAGRWQIGFGLNAEAGRVFGDKTEANINRAMAIVLDGVVESAPNINDRISTSGVITGNFNPEEARDLAIALNSGSLPVPVIEDRTGIVGARLGEDSIRNGVVSCLIGIVIVFIGMTAYYHAVGFISCIAVLFNGLLILASMAYMGATLTLPGIAGLILTLGMAVDANVLIYERMREELRLGKTLTAVIAGGYSHAFPAILDGHVTTLISGIVLLQFGSGPIQGFAVTLTIGIAASLFTSLTVTRGIIDFLVAKKLLTKITMFSLIPSGTKIPFLKQRTWLSPLTVLVVLIGLGYFAVRGEDNFGVEFTTGTNVVLNIDSQEQVDIAAVRSQIESAGFDEPTVTAYEQSNVESRNQFMIHVGEAEKQSTEGTEVTAVKSVDQRMQESLVSLAGGDASKVVVERVDMVGPAVGAQLKWDAVSAVLWATVFIIIYLWFRFELKFSVGAVAAMLHDVCITIGIMSMLGREVSLGVVAAVLTVVGYSLNDTIVVFDRLREDLRLMRGRGMSLLEIMDKAINETLSRTLLTSTLTLAVVIVLLIWGGSVIFDFALVLAIGIIVGTYSSVYIASPIVYWWQKYIAKLGPSQVAGGGDSGPSGRYRRRRQRDDGPHTDDPAKKEKELLV from the coding sequence ATGAGAAAGCACCTTTACCGCACGCTCATCATATATGCGGTCCTGTTGATTGCAGCCATATACGTCTATCCGACGATCGGCTGGATGACGCTCACTGACGCCCAGCGCACGGAACGGCTTGAGCGTTGGAAACAAGAAGACGCCTCCACCGAGAAGCTTGGTTATTGGGCGGAGAACACGCGTCTTTTCAAGCGTTACCTCGAATACGATCGCGACTGGGTTATCAACCTGGGGCTTGACCTGCAGGGCGGCGTCGAGATGATCGTGGGCATCGACTACGAGAAGCTCGATCCCAACATCAAAAAGCACTATACGGACAGCGGGTACACGGATGCCGACATCCTGAAGGAACTTCAGGAGACAGTGAAGCAGCGCATCGAGCGCCGGGCGAACGAGTTCGGCACCAAGGAACCCATCATCCAGACGATGGGCGACCGCCAAATTCAGGTGCAGCTCGCGGGCGAGAAGGACGTCGAACGCGCGAAGGAGCTGATCCTAACAACCGCATACCTCACCTTCCAGATCGTTGCCGGACCCGAAGCGCAAAAGGAAGTTCTTAAGGCCATCGACGCCCATTTCAACGGCGATTTCACGAAGCGCCTGCAACGCCCCGGCCCCGGCGAGGAACAATTGATTCAAGTTCCGTTGGAGCAGATCGAAAAAGTCCGCGAAATGGTGAAGGAAGCCGAAAGCGTCGCGGGGCTGATCCCCGACGACGTCGTTGTCGCGTTCAGCCGTGCGCCCAAGCCCGGCGAGCCGCAGCACTACAAAATCTATGTACTCGAAAAAGAGACCATAATGACCGGCGACGGCCTGACGATGGCGTACGCGAGGCCGGACGAACAGTCCGGCGCGGGCCGCTGGCAGATCGGATTTGGCCTCAACGCCGAGGCGGGTCGCGTGTTTGGCGACAAGACGGAAGCGAACATCAACCGCGCGATGGCGATCGTCCTGGACGGCGTCGTCGAGTCCGCTCCGAATATTAACGATCGCATCAGCACGAGCGGCGTGATAACGGGCAACTTCAATCCGGAGGAAGCGCGCGACCTGGCAATCGCGCTCAATTCCGGATCGCTTCCGGTGCCGGTGATCGAGGACCGCACGGGTATCGTCGGCGCTCGATTGGGCGAGGACTCGATACGGAACGGCGTCGTATCCTGCCTCATCGGCATTGTAATCGTGTTTATCGGAATGACGGCCTACTACCATGCAGTAGGCTTCATCTCGTGCATCGCCGTGCTGTTTAATGGATTGCTGATCCTTGCGTCGATGGCGTACATGGGCGCGACGCTCACACTTCCCGGTATCGCAGGCCTTATTCTGACGTTGGGTATGGCGGTTGACGCGAACGTGCTCATATATGAGCGCATGCGTGAGGAGCTCCGGCTGGGCAAGACGCTGACCGCGGTCATCGCCGGCGGGTATTCTCACGCTTTTCCCGCGATTCTCGACGGCCACGTCACAACATTGATATCCGGAATCGTGCTGCTTCAGTTCGGCTCGGGTCCGATTCAGGGGTTTGCGGTCACCTTGACCATCGGTATCGCGGCGAGCCTGTTCACATCGCTCACCGTGACTCGAGGCATTATTGATTTCCTCGTGGCAAAAAAGTTGCTCACGAAAATTACGATGTTCAGCCTAATCCCGTCCGGCACAAAGATTCCGTTCCTCAAGCAAAGGACATGGCTGTCGCCTCTCACCGTGTTGGTGGTGCTGATTGGTTTGGGTTACTTTGCCGTTCGCGGCGAGGACAATTTTGGCGTCGAGTTCACGACCGGCACCAACGTCGTACTCAACATCGATTCGCAGGAGCAGGTGGACATTGCGGCGGTGCGCTCCCAAATCGAGTCCGCGGGCTTCGACGAACCGACGGTCACCGCATACGAACAGTCAAACGTCGAATCCCGCAACCAGTTCATGATCCACGTTGGCGAAGCCGAGAAACAGTCGACCGAAGGTACCGAGGTCACCGCCGTCAAGAGCGTCGATCAACGCATGCAGGAATCGCTCGTGAGTCTTGCCGGTGGCGACGCGTCGAAAGTGGTCGTGGAACGGGTCGACATGGTGGGCCCCGCGGTGGGCGCGCAGTTGAAGTGGGATGCCGTCAGCGCGGTCTTGTGGGCCACGGTGTTCATCATCATCTACCTGTGGTTCCGATTCGAATTGAAATTCTCGGTAGGCGCCGTGGCGGCGATGCTTCACGACGTGTGCATCACTATCGGCATCATGTCCATGCTCGGACGCGAGGTGTCGCTGGGCGTGGTCGCGGCGGTGCTGACCGTCGTCGGCTACTCGCTAAACGACACAATCGTCGTGTTCGACCGCCTGCGCGAAGACCTCAGACTGATGCGCGGGCGCGGCATGAGCCTGCTCGAAATCATGGACAAGGCGATCAACGAAACCCTGAGCCGTACATTGCTGACCAGCACATTGACGCTCGCGGTCGTCATCGTTCTGCTGATCTGGGGCGGCTCGGTCATTTTCGACTTTGCTCTGGTGCTGGCCATCGGTATCATCGTGGGCACGTATTCGTCGGTTTACATCGCAAGCCCCATCGTGTACTGGTGGCAAAAGTACATCGCGAAGCTGGGGCCCTCACAGGTCGCCGGCGGAGGCGATTCCGGGCCTTCGGGGCGCTATCGGCGCCGCCGCCAGCGCGACGATGGCCCGCACACGGACGATCCTGCGAAGAAGGAAAAGGAATTGCTGGTCTAA
- the cysE gene encoding serine O-acetyltransferase yields MYRRVGARSSNVDSLWKTIREEAEREARKEPLLTNFLYGVILNHKSLEDALTFLLASKLESSTIPAIAMRDLLEEAFENDPTFSKHVRTDIKAVKDRDPACSGYSTPLLYFKGFHALQAYRAAHYFWSRERYQLALFLQSRVSQVLQVDIHPAARIGCGILMDHATGVVIGETAVVEDNVSMLHGVTLGGTGKEKGDRHPKVRRGVLIGVGATILGNIEIGQGAKIGAGSLVLKSIPPHCTAVGVPAEVVKGLRTGQAGLEMDHSIDPFHGDGI; encoded by the coding sequence TTGTATAGGCGCGTTGGCGCGAGGAGTTCGAACGTGGATTCCCTATGGAAGACAATTCGCGAGGAAGCGGAGCGCGAAGCGCGCAAGGAACCGCTGCTCACCAACTTCCTCTACGGCGTGATCCTCAATCATAAATCGTTGGAGGACGCGCTGACGTTCCTGCTCGCGTCGAAACTCGAGAGTTCGACCATCCCCGCGATTGCAATGCGCGACCTGCTCGAAGAAGCCTTCGAGAACGATCCCACCTTCAGCAAACATGTCCGCACCGACATCAAGGCGGTGAAAGACCGCGATCCGGCGTGCTCGGGGTACTCGACGCCGCTCCTGTATTTCAAAGGATTTCACGCGTTGCAGGCGTACCGCGCCGCGCACTACTTCTGGTCGCGCGAACGGTATCAGTTGGCGTTGTTTCTTCAGAGCCGCGTTTCCCAGGTGCTGCAGGTGGACATCCATCCCGCCGCGCGCATCGGCTGCGGCATCCTGATGGACCACGCTACGGGCGTCGTTATTGGCGAGACGGCCGTGGTCGAAGACAACGTATCCATGCTGCACGGCGTCACGCTCGGCGGGACCGGCAAGGAGAAGGGGGACCGCCATCCCAAGGTCCGCCGCGGCGTCCTCATCGGCGTCGGCGCGACGATTCTAGGCAATATCGAGATCGGCCAGGGCGCCAAGATCGGCGCCGGCAGCCTCGTGCTCAAGTCGATTCCACCCCACTGCACGGCCGTCGGCGTACCGGCGGAAGTCGTGAAAGGCCTTCGTACGGGCCAAGCCGGCCTCGAAATGGACCACAGCATCGATCCCTTCCACGGCGACGGAATCTGA